From Streptomonospora salina, the proteins below share one genomic window:
- a CDS encoding DUF1266 domain-containing protein, with protein MLTAVAAIAGALTTSAWILVSWGSQRRQPWLMAPLALAIVLLVVLDRPGWALAPALLLAAGSFTELVVGSREPPGLHTADPEAALSTERWAAAVAAPFRTALAEPWDTVERPQLRRRYRRTLEREWGVVDRASLLAAIERLWEELHSGDDADLRIDFAAGTLRGRPRPGTPRERVVRLSAEQVARLRAVTGADEGTATVVVAAHQWWRSAQIIRLACGGAALEWLSRVEVQSLLRRTAADLQRRYTGWQQLAEAFHGGYLLTCPQRGPGWERTWTALGLLAFDPASPWQRLPWDMPLERVPYEGGLPSALQS; from the coding sequence GTGCTGACCGCGGTGGCGGCGATCGCCGGGGCGCTGACGACGAGCGCCTGGATCCTGGTTTCGTGGGGCTCCCAGCGTCGGCAGCCCTGGCTGATGGCCCCGCTCGCCCTCGCCATCGTGCTGCTCGTCGTACTGGACCGGCCGGGCTGGGCGTTGGCACCCGCACTGCTGCTGGCCGCGGGCAGCTTCACGGAACTGGTGGTGGGTTCGCGCGAACCGCCGGGGCTGCACACCGCCGACCCCGAGGCCGCGCTCAGCACCGAGCGCTGGGCCGCGGCCGTAGCCGCTCCCTTCCGCACCGCCCTGGCCGAACCGTGGGACACGGTCGAGCGCCCCCAGCTGCGCCGCCGCTACCGGCGCACGCTGGAACGCGAATGGGGTGTCGTCGACCGTGCGTCGCTCCTGGCGGCGATCGAGCGGCTGTGGGAGGAGCTGCACAGCGGAGACGACGCCGACCTGCGCATCGACTTCGCCGCCGGGACGCTGCGCGGACGCCCCCGGCCCGGCACGCCCCGCGAACGGGTGGTGCGGCTCTCCGCCGAGCAGGTGGCGCGGCTGCGCGCCGTCACCGGCGCCGACGAGGGCACCGCGACCGTCGTCGTGGCCGCCCACCAGTGGTGGCGCTCGGCGCAGATCATCCGGTTGGCCTGCGGCGGGGCCGCCCTGGAGTGGCTCAGCCGGGTCGAAGTCCAGAGTCTGCTGCGCCGCACGGCAGCCGACCTGCAACGCCGCTACACGGGCTGGCAGCAGCTGGCCGAGGCCTTCCACGGGGGCTACCTGCTCACCTGCCCCCAGCGGGGGCCGGGCTGGGAGCGGACGTGGACCGCGCTGGGGCTGCTCGCCTTCGATCCGGCGAGCCCGTGGCAGCGGCTGCCCTGGGATATGCCGCTGGAGCGGGTCCCCTACGAAGGCGGGCTGCCCAGCGCCCTGCAGAGCTAG
- a CDS encoding ANTAR domain-containing response regulator, with the protein MVIAEDEALIRLDLKEMLEEDGYAVVGEAGDGETAIRLATEHRPDLVILDIKMPVLDGLSAAERIAAERIAPVVILTAFSQRELVERARDAGAMAYLVKPFNKADLTPAIEMAVSRYAELSALEAEVSGLQERLDTRKLVERAKGLLQSRHGLSEPEAFRWIQKNSMDRRLTMRKVAETVVETLGEQGPQEQ; encoded by the coding sequence GTGGTGATCGCGGAAGACGAGGCCCTGATCAGGCTCGACCTCAAGGAGATGCTTGAGGAGGACGGCTATGCCGTCGTCGGCGAAGCCGGGGACGGCGAGACGGCGATACGCCTGGCGACCGAGCACCGGCCCGACCTCGTCATCCTCGATATCAAGATGCCCGTCCTCGACGGGCTGTCGGCGGCTGAGCGCATCGCCGCCGAGCGCATCGCCCCCGTCGTCATACTGACCGCGTTCTCCCAGCGCGAGCTGGTCGAGCGCGCCCGCGACGCCGGTGCGATGGCCTACCTGGTCAAGCCGTTCAACAAGGCCGACCTCACACCGGCCATCGAGATGGCCGTCAGTCGCTACGCCGAGCTTTCGGCCCTGGAAGCCGAGGTCAGCGGACTCCAGGAGCGTCTGGACACCCGCAAACTGGTCGAGCGCGCCAAGGGGCTGCTGCAGAGCCGGCACGGCCTCAGCGAACCCGAGGCGTTCCGCTGGATCCAGAAGAACTCCATGGACCGCCGGCTCACCATGCGCAAGGTGGCCGAGACCGTCGTCGAGACCCTCGGAGAGCAGGGCCCGCAGGAGCAGTAG
- a CDS encoding type 1 glutamine amidotransferase domain-containing protein, whose translation MASDLDGSVIAFLAAPEGTEQVELTEPWEAVEKAGGLPQLISTSSGRIQAFNHLDKGDTFTVHATVEDTGPDDFAGLVLPGGVANPDFLRTVPSAVSFVKGFFDRAKPVAAICHAPWILIEADAVSGRSLTSFPSLRTDITNAGGEWVDERVVVCSTGPNKLVTSRNPDDIPAFDEALLSAFAE comes from the coding sequence ATGGCTTCCGACCTCGACGGATCCGTCATCGCATTCCTCGCCGCTCCGGAGGGAACCGAGCAGGTCGAGCTCACCGAACCGTGGGAGGCGGTGGAGAAGGCCGGCGGCCTCCCGCAGCTGATCTCGACCTCATCCGGGCGCATCCAGGCGTTCAACCACCTCGACAAGGGCGACACCTTCACCGTCCACGCCACCGTCGAGGACACCGGCCCCGACGACTTCGCCGGGCTCGTGCTGCCGGGCGGCGTAGCCAACCCCGACTTCCTGCGCACCGTCCCGAGCGCGGTCTCCTTCGTGAAGGGGTTCTTCGACAGGGCCAAGCCGGTCGCCGCCATCTGCCACGCACCCTGGATCCTGATCGAGGCCGACGCCGTCTCCGGACGGAGCCTGACCTCGTTCCCGAGTCTGCGGACCGATATCACCAACGCCGGCGGGGAGTGGGTGGACGAGCGGGTCGTGGTCTGCTCCACAGGGCCCAACAAGCTCGTCACCAGCCGGAACCCCGACGACATTCCGGCCTTCGACGAAGCGCTGCTCAGCGCGTTCGCCGAGTAG
- a CDS encoding branched-chain amino acid ABC transporter permease, whose amino-acid sequence MRTRLVTVLLALIAATLAIPGPVAADTQGGASLFGQIRQPGDDDAGVQDIGITVSQDGEQVGEATTDSDGNWEVELPDPGGYHVVLDEESVPDDYDVMQVPAGAERDVEVREDQRFAVVYRLAPAGQGQAPASPGESESDGAEETGDADGSGSADGDGEGGVDAPAAPEGSGMTGEVVSLTLAGLLFGLIIAISSVGLSLIFGTTRLINFAHGDMVTFGAIMAMIFSGTSALTSLHEPFRDVPGLSMLTNPFVVATVLAVACGGLLGGLLERFLWRPLRRRNVAMIQMFIVSIGIALLLRHLLLVVFDANRQKYVQFRIQDMIEWGPIAVTPRDLSIMVVSVLVLVLVASMLQFTRIGKAMRAVSDNRDLAESSGIDVGRVTVYVWVLGGSLSALGGVFLGLNQSVYWQMGFHLLLLMFAAVILGGLGTAYGAMVGGLAIGLIAQLSTLWFSPQLMNVWALLIMIVVLLVRPQGILGRRERVG is encoded by the coding sequence GTGCGCACACGCCTCGTTACGGTGCTGCTCGCCCTGATCGCCGCCACCCTGGCGATCCCGGGGCCGGTAGCAGCAGACACCCAGGGCGGTGCGTCGCTCTTCGGCCAGATCCGCCAACCCGGCGACGACGACGCGGGTGTCCAGGACATCGGCATCACCGTCTCGCAGGACGGCGAACAGGTCGGCGAAGCGACCACCGACTCCGACGGCAATTGGGAAGTGGAACTGCCCGACCCGGGCGGCTACCACGTGGTGCTCGACGAGGAGTCGGTGCCCGACGATTACGACGTCATGCAAGTCCCGGCGGGAGCCGAGCGCGACGTCGAGGTCCGCGAAGACCAGCGTTTCGCCGTCGTCTACCGACTGGCCCCGGCCGGGCAGGGCCAGGCCCCCGCCTCTCCCGGCGAGTCGGAGTCGGACGGCGCCGAGGAGACCGGCGACGCCGACGGTTCGGGATCGGCCGACGGCGACGGCGAGGGTGGCGTAGACGCCCCCGCCGCACCCGAAGGATCGGGCATGACCGGCGAGGTCGTCTCGCTGACGCTGGCCGGCCTGCTCTTCGGACTGATCATCGCCATCTCCTCGGTCGGACTCTCGCTGATCTTCGGCACCACCCGGCTGATCAACTTCGCCCACGGCGACATGGTCACCTTCGGCGCGATCATGGCGATGATCTTCAGCGGGACCTCGGCGCTGACCTCCCTGCACGAGCCCTTCCGGGACGTCCCCGGCCTCAGCATGCTCACCAACCCCTTCGTCGTGGCCACCGTGCTCGCCGTCGCCTGCGGCGGACTGCTCGGCGGACTGCTGGAGCGGTTCCTGTGGCGGCCGCTGCGCAGGCGCAACGTCGCGATGATCCAGATGTTCATCGTCAGCATCGGCATCGCCCTGCTGCTGCGCCACCTCCTGCTGGTGGTCTTCGACGCCAACCGGCAGAAGTACGTGCAGTTCCGGATCCAGGACATGATCGAGTGGGGGCCGATCGCCGTCACGCCCCGCGACCTGTCGATCATGGTGGTGTCGGTCCTGGTGCTGGTCCTGGTCGCGAGCATGCTGCAGTTCACCCGGATCGGCAAGGCCATGCGCGCGGTCTCCGACAACCGCGACCTGGCCGAATCCTCCGGCATCGACGTCGGCAGGGTCACCGTCTACGTCTGGGTGCTGGGCGGATCGCTGTCGGCGCTGGGCGGCGTGTTCCTCGGGCTGAACCAGTCGGTGTACTGGCAGATGGGATTCCACCTGCTGCTGCTGATGTTCGCCGCGGTGATCCTGGGCGGGCTGGGAACCGCCTACGGCGCCATGGTCGGCGGCCTGGCGATCGGCCTGATCGCCCAGCTGTCGACGCTGTGGTTCTCGCCGCAGCTGATGAACGTCTGGGCGCTGCTCATCATGATCGTCGTGTTGTTGGTCCGACCGCAGGGGATCCTCGGTCGGCGCGAGCGGGTCGGCTAA
- a CDS encoding prenyltransferase: MSMVTPEALRSAEHFVSRDARLIDRHRFAYHFRAGSGEPIRAALDSYRNVDGGFGNGLEPDLRGHGSQPAAVALALRYLDELGPVPAGIADGIGRYLTGVARDSGGVPPVLPTARHTEAAPWWRERSDFDAALNPTATLAGLMHRHRICPGWRDRATAFCWSRIGALRWTTPEEAIAVCTFLENVPDRRRAQEEFDRISPAIRAVIETDPRVQGHVHRPLDLARRPDHIARRLFSDDEIAADLDGLLQRWSEDGGWDITWHSWAPSARNEWRGLLTVRNLTILCDYGRLASDVPTVRSG, encoded by the coding sequence ATGAGCATGGTGACCCCGGAAGCCCTCCGCTCCGCGGAGCACTTCGTCTCGCGCGACGCCCGACTGATCGACCGCCACCGCTTCGCCTACCACTTCCGTGCCGGCTCCGGCGAGCCCATCCGCGCGGCCCTGGACTCCTACCGCAACGTCGACGGCGGATTCGGCAACGGCCTCGAACCCGACCTGCGCGGCCACGGCAGCCAGCCCGCCGCCGTCGCGCTCGCCCTGCGCTACCTGGACGAACTCGGCCCCGTCCCCGCAGGCATCGCCGACGGCATCGGCCGCTACCTCACCGGCGTCGCCCGCGACAGCGGGGGAGTCCCGCCCGTGCTGCCCACCGCCCGCCACACCGAGGCGGCGCCCTGGTGGCGCGAACGCAGCGACTTCGACGCAGCGCTGAACCCCACGGCGACCCTGGCCGGTCTCATGCACCGCCACCGCATCTGCCCCGGCTGGCGCGACCGCGCCACCGCCTTCTGCTGGTCCCGTATCGGTGCGCTGCGCTGGACCACGCCCGAAGAGGCCATCGCCGTATGCACCTTCCTGGAGAACGTGCCCGACCGCCGGCGCGCCCAGGAGGAGTTCGACCGGATCTCCCCGGCCATCCGCGCCGTCATCGAGACCGACCCCCGGGTCCAGGGCCACGTGCACCGGCCCCTGGACCTGGCCCGCCGCCCCGACCACATCGCGCGGCGCCTCTTCAGCGACGACGAGATCGCCGCCGACCTCGACGGGCTCCTGCAGCGCTGGAGCGAGGACGGCGGCTGGGACATCACCTGGCACAGCTGGGCACCCAGCGCCCGCAACGAATGGCGCGGCCTGCTGACCGTGCGCAATCTGACGATCCTGTGCGACTACGGCCGCCTTGCCTCCGACGTCCCCACGGTGCGCAGCGGCTGA
- the pyk gene encoding pyruvate kinase, translating to MTRRAKIVATLGPATSSPESIRALVDAGLDVARLNLSHGTYEDHHASYTNVRAAAEASGRSVGILADLQGPKIRLGSFPDGPVELAAGDQFTVTVEDVPGDHNRASTTYKGLPGDVRPGDRVLIDDGNVVLECTKATNTEVQTRVLIGGPVSDHKGLNLPGVSVSVPALTEKDEDDLRWALEEGVDMVALSFVRSPADADDVHRIMDDVGVRVPLIAKIEKPQAVERLQDIIEVFDGVMVARGDLGVELPLENVPMVQKRAVERCRDKAKPVIVATQMLESMITSARPTRAEASDVANAVLDGADAVMLSGETSVGAYPIETLETMARIVAAAEQESLRASHVLNRVPETTGGAIARAAAEVGATVGAKALVAFTMSGETARRLARYRSPVPLLAFSTQASTRSQLSLTWGVDTHLVPWVDHTDDMVRQVEGELLEMGIYQKGDKIVVVSGSPPGTPGSTNSLRVHRIGDAITHGR from the coding sequence GTGACACGTCGAGCCAAAATCGTCGCGACCCTCGGTCCCGCGACGTCGAGCCCGGAGAGTATCCGCGCGCTCGTCGATGCGGGACTCGACGTAGCGCGACTCAACCTCAGCCACGGAACCTACGAGGACCACCACGCGAGCTATACCAACGTCCGAGCGGCCGCCGAGGCCTCCGGACGCAGCGTGGGCATCCTCGCCGACTTGCAAGGGCCCAAGATCCGTCTGGGCAGCTTCCCCGACGGACCCGTCGAGCTGGCCGCCGGCGACCAGTTCACGGTGACCGTCGAGGACGTCCCCGGCGATCACAACCGGGCCTCCACCACCTACAAGGGACTGCCCGGCGACGTCCGGCCCGGCGACCGCGTCCTCATCGACGACGGCAACGTGGTCCTGGAGTGCACCAAGGCCACCAACACCGAGGTCCAGACACGGGTCCTCATCGGCGGCCCCGTCTCCGACCACAAAGGGCTCAACCTCCCCGGCGTCTCGGTCAGCGTGCCCGCGCTGACCGAGAAGGACGAGGACGACCTGCGCTGGGCCCTGGAGGAGGGCGTCGACATGGTCGCGCTGTCCTTCGTGCGCAGCCCGGCCGACGCCGACGACGTCCACCGGATCATGGACGACGTCGGGGTGCGGGTCCCGCTCATCGCCAAGATCGAGAAACCGCAGGCCGTCGAACGGCTCCAGGACATCATCGAGGTCTTCGACGGCGTCATGGTCGCCCGCGGCGACCTGGGCGTTGAGCTGCCCCTGGAGAACGTCCCGATGGTGCAGAAGCGCGCCGTCGAGCGGTGCCGGGACAAGGCCAAGCCGGTGATCGTGGCCACCCAGATGCTGGAGTCCATGATCACCTCGGCCCGGCCCACCCGCGCTGAGGCCTCCGACGTCGCCAACGCCGTCCTGGACGGCGCCGACGCGGTCATGCTCTCGGGTGAGACGAGCGTGGGGGCTTACCCCATAGAGACCCTCGAAACCATGGCGCGCATCGTGGCGGCCGCCGAGCAGGAGTCCCTGCGGGCCTCCCACGTCCTCAACCGGGTCCCCGAGACCACCGGAGGGGCCATCGCCCGCGCCGCCGCCGAAGTCGGAGCCACCGTCGGCGCCAAGGCCCTGGTCGCCTTCACCATGTCCGGCGAAACCGCCCGGCGCCTGGCCCGCTACCGCTCGCCGGTCCCGCTGCTGGCCTTCAGCACTCAGGCGTCGACACGGTCGCAGCTGTCTCTGACCTGGGGCGTGGACACCCACCTCGTCCCCTGGGTCGACCACACCGACGACATGGTGCGCCAGGTCGAAGGGGAACTGCTGGAAATGGGCATCTACCAGAAGGGCGACAAGATCGTCGTCGTCTCCGGAAGCCCGCCCGGTACACCCGGTTCCACCAACTCGCTGCGCGTGCACCGCATCGGCGACGCCATCACCCACGGCCGCTGA
- a CDS encoding DUF2784 domain-containing protein, whose amino-acid sequence MGYRLLADAAMLLHFGFLCYVALGGFLVWRWPRAFWPHLAVCAYALGIIDFEWQCPLTGIEHWARERAGLEGLPAEGFIDHYLTGVVYPERYLAEVQFAVGVVVALSWLVALYLLLRWRRAAGERAGQAGSR is encoded by the coding sequence ATGGGCTACCGCCTGCTCGCCGATGCTGCCATGCTGCTGCACTTCGGCTTCCTGTGCTACGTGGCCCTGGGCGGATTCCTGGTGTGGCGGTGGCCGCGGGCGTTCTGGCCGCACTTGGCGGTATGCGCTTATGCGCTGGGCATCATCGACTTCGAGTGGCAGTGCCCGCTCACCGGGATCGAGCACTGGGCGCGTGAGCGAGCCGGCCTGGAGGGCCTGCCCGCCGAGGGGTTCATCGACCATTACCTGACCGGTGTCGTCTACCCGGAGCGCTACCTGGCCGAGGTCCAATTCGCCGTGGGAGTGGTGGTGGCGCTGTCGTGGCTGGTGGCGCTGTACCTGCTGCTGCGGTGGCGCCGTGCCGCGGGTGAACGGGCGGGACAAGCCGGCTCGCGTTAA
- a CDS encoding glutamate synthase subunit beta has product MADPKGFLTITERELPARRPVDVRIQDWNEVYEEADRGTVVKQASRCMDCGIPFCHNGCPLGNLIPEWNDLVHRHDWGEAIERLHATNNFPEFTGRLCPAPCESACVLGINQPAVTIKNVENSIIDRAWEEGWVRPQPPEVRTGKKVAVVGSGPAGLAAAQQLTRAGHDVTVFERADRIGGLLRYGIPEFKMEKHHIERRLGQMRAEGTGFRTGVNVGADVSVEELRTQHDAVLLAGGATASRDLPVTGRELDGVHQAMEYLPLANRVQEGDTDEPAITAEGKHVVVIGGGDTGADCVGTAHRQGALSVTQLEITAKPAAERPENQPWPTMPMVYKVSTAHEEGGERIYSVNTLEFLGDDQGRVRALKLVDVQRTDKGFEPVPGSEREIPAGLVTLAMGFVGPEKEGLIEDLGVDLDGRGNVVRDTAYTTTVDGVFCAGDMGRGQSLIVWALAEGRSAAASVDRFLSGGEETVLPTAVPPTERPLTAS; this is encoded by the coding sequence ATGGCTGACCCGAAGGGGTTCCTCACGATCACCGAGCGGGAGCTTCCCGCTCGGCGCCCGGTCGACGTGCGCATCCAGGACTGGAACGAGGTCTACGAAGAGGCCGACCGCGGCACCGTCGTCAAGCAGGCGTCGCGCTGCATGGACTGCGGCATCCCGTTCTGCCACAACGGCTGCCCGCTGGGCAATCTCATCCCCGAGTGGAACGACCTCGTCCACCGCCACGACTGGGGCGAGGCGATCGAGCGGCTGCACGCCACCAACAACTTCCCGGAGTTCACCGGGCGACTGTGCCCGGCTCCGTGCGAGTCGGCGTGCGTGCTGGGCATCAACCAGCCCGCCGTGACCATCAAGAACGTGGAGAACTCCATCATCGACCGGGCCTGGGAGGAGGGCTGGGTGCGCCCCCAGCCGCCCGAGGTCCGCACCGGCAAGAAGGTCGCCGTGGTGGGCTCGGGTCCGGCCGGGCTGGCTGCGGCCCAGCAGCTCACGCGGGCGGGCCACGACGTCACCGTCTTCGAGCGGGCCGACCGCATCGGCGGGCTGCTGCGCTACGGCATCCCCGAGTTCAAGATGGAGAAGCACCACATCGAGCGCCGCCTGGGCCAGATGCGCGCTGAGGGAACCGGGTTCCGCACCGGCGTGAACGTGGGAGCGGACGTCTCCGTCGAGGAGCTGCGCACCCAGCACGACGCCGTTCTGCTGGCCGGCGGCGCCACCGCCTCGCGCGACCTCCCGGTGACCGGGCGCGAGCTCGACGGCGTCCACCAGGCCATGGAGTACCTGCCGCTGGCCAACCGGGTGCAGGAGGGCGACACCGACGAGCCCGCCATCACCGCCGAGGGCAAGCACGTCGTCGTCATCGGCGGCGGCGACACCGGAGCGGACTGCGTGGGCACCGCCCACCGCCAGGGCGCCCTGTCGGTCACGCAGCTGGAGATCACGGCCAAGCCGGCCGCGGAGCGGCCGGAGAACCAGCCGTGGCCGACCATGCCGATGGTCTACAAGGTCTCCACCGCCCACGAGGAGGGCGGCGAGCGGATCTACTCGGTCAACACGCTGGAGTTCCTGGGCGACGACCAGGGGCGCGTGCGCGCGCTGAAGCTGGTCGACGTCCAGCGCACCGACAAGGGGTTCGAGCCGGTGCCCGGTTCCGAGCGCGAGATCCCCGCCGGTCTGGTCACACTGGCCATGGGCTTCGTGGGCCCCGAGAAGGAGGGCTTGATCGAGGACCTGGGTGTGGACCTGGACGGGCGCGGCAACGTCGTCCGCGACACCGCTTACACGACCACCGTCGACGGCGTCTTCTGCGCCGGAGACATGGGCCGCGGCCAGTCCCTGATCGTGTGGGCCCTCGCCGAGGGCCGCTCGGCGGCGGCGAGCGTGGACCGCTTCCTCAGCGGCGGCGAGGAAACGGTGCTGCCCACCGCCGTTCCGCCCACGGAGCGGCCGCTGACCGCGAGCTGA